The following nucleotide sequence is from Zea mays cultivar B73 chromosome 1, Zm-B73-REFERENCE-NAM-5.0, whole genome shotgun sequence.
ATTGTTTACTGTAAACAGTTTACGTTTTTTTTTAAAAATCTATATCGGTATAATCTTTCGAAGATGATTATAGGAGTGTAGGATGCACATGAGTGGATTTACATGAATGACCAGACACACATATATCCTCTATTTCTATTATGTGTCTGGGAAAAATAAATTTAGGAGGATTTTTTGAGCTCAGCGTCCTTTCCTTTTGCCGGGTAAAATAGTGAAAAAGGAAACATTTCCAGCCACAGAAAGGCACCCCCGCACAAGATCCTGATCACAGGCCGATATCGGGAGGCGGAGATCTCTCACAGACAGTCGGCTGCATCTGCCGCCCCGAGCCACTCCAGTCCCTCGCAGCCACCACCCACCGCCGAGACTGCCTCACGGACCCCACCAGTACGGACCCACACGTCATCGGGAGTACCGCAGGTAAGCCAACCAATTAGACTCCGCCTCTCGGGTGCCACGCCGGCCACGTCACGCCGAAATAATTACCCCTCTCTTTCCCAAAATCCCCACTCCTTTTTTCTCCTCTCAATCTCCCCCGTCTCCCCCCTCCCTCTCCCTTGCTTCCCTCTCCAGTCCCCAGCGCGCGCGACACGACACGGGCCAAtcacccagccgccgccgccggcgatcGCCGGAACTCGGCGCCGGTGCTTCCGAGCACGCTCCGCTCGGAACCATGGTGAGGAGCGGGAGCATACGGCGGTCCGCGGTGCCCGCGCCTATGCCGGCGCCGGCGTTTACCGTGTCTCCCGCCGACTACAGGCTGCTGGAGGAAGTGGGATACGGCGCCAACGCCGTCGTATACCGCGCGGAGTTCATTCCCACCGGCCGGACGGTCGCTGTGAAGTGTCTGGATCTCGATCGGGTCAACAGTAACCTCGTGAGCTCCCCTCGAAACCTCATTCATTCTTCGCTCGATTCCTAGGGTTCGATAGTGACTGTTGATTTATGTTGATGATGGATGCAGAGGTCGGATAGAAGCACCTGATGTTGGTGCAATTAGTTGAATGATCGATCTAACTGTACTTTTTTTTTGCCGAAGCGATTAGCTCAACAGTCGGGCTCTTCACTAGTTCACTCTGGTTACGCGTTAGAGAGTTGGGGATAATCAGGAAACTCGACTGCTTCAATTCTTACCTTTGTTATCAGTCTCAGTTGGCTCGCTTATACAGTTGGTGCTGGTCACTTGCAATTACGGCTGCGGCTACCTGGGGCTTCTAGGTTGGGATGTGATTAGTGATCTCGGTTAGTCTTGCTAAAAACATGCTATATCCTTTCTAATGTAGCTTTTGTTCTGAAAAAATTGTATCCCCATTGGCGTGGATTATAGCAGCACTTGTGTTAGCTAGGCTAACATCACCGGAACCTGTTCATGAAATCACTTTTCAGAATCAGTAATAATAAGGGAATTGCTATGAAGCAGGCACCTGTATTCTTTCAAAAGATCAGACAACATATGTTGGCCAACTACCACACGTCTTCTTCATTCTGTCAGCTCAGCAGCAAACCAGTAAACCGTGTCTTGAACTTGTCGCCTGAGAGGTCAGGCAACTGAAGTCTAGGAGATGTGTAATAATAAATAAGCACATTTGTAGTTTCAAGCGAATTTTGGTTCTCTTGCTCCGCCCCTTTGTAAAAACAAACACTGCAATTAATGTCTCACTGTAGTGCATATATCTATTGTATGCAGGATGATGTAAGAAAGGAGACTCAAACTATGAGCTTGATAGATCACCCTAATGTCATCAGGTCTTACTGCTCATTTGTTGTGGGTCATAATCTTTGGGTGGTAATGCCATTCATGTCAGAGGGTTCATGCTTGCACCTAATGAAGGTTGCATATCCCGATGGTTTTGAGGAGCCAATTATTGCCTCTATTCTAAAGGAAACACTCAAAGCTCTAGACTACCTCCATAGGCAAGGACATATTCATCGTGATGTGAAGGTTAGctctgtaggagttgtttgagatTAGTTTTGGCAGTATTTTCTCTCTCTCAACATATCAGCTTTTTTCTCAACATATCATTGTTGCAGGCAGGTAATATCCTTATTGATAATCCTGGTGTAGTCAAGCTCGGGGACTTTGGTGTCTCTGCTTGCATGTTTGATAGAGGCGATAGACAAAGGGCTAGGAATACATTTGTTGGAACACCATGCTGGTAACTATGTTTCTTTTCTATAAATTTCTTCTGCTAGAGTTTCAATAGAAAATAATTATTTTTATGCATAATCTGACATGttttttttttcttattttaCTTGGTGTTTAGGATGGCACCAGAAGTTCTCCAGCCTGGAACTGGATATAATTTCAAGTACGTGCTGAatatcaatacctatctcatgttTTCTACTAGCACATGCTTAGTTCTGCTTTGACAACTAGCATTGCTTAATAAACCTGAGACCGAGTAAATATATATTGGAATTTACTTTTACTTGTAGTGTTTAAATGTGAGTTCAGCACATCAAGTTGGAACTCTTACCAGAAACTAGGTGGTCACTAGGTTCTGGTTGGTTCTAGTTTGAGGTTTCTGGGAAAACTTCTCTATTATCGTTTTTCACTTATACTGCTTACAATTTTACTGATGTAATAACCATGTCTGTTTAACGTGTCGTAGCTTTCTTACGTGTACTTTTACTTTTCTTGGTTGCTATTGTAAGCTACATCTTCTAACAGCTATCAACTCTTGTACAGAGCTGATATATGGTCGTTTGGAATAACTGCACTAGAGCTGGCACATGGACATGCTCCCTTTTCGAAGTACCCTCCCATGAAGGTAACAAGTCTTTTTCTCTTTGCAaatttgctaaagccttttccttTTCACTCTTACGGAACACGAGCAGACCCAGTGCTGGAAGCTCCAACATGAATGGAGTCTAGGGAAGAGATAAACCGAGGCAAACCTCCCCCCACAAGCGCGGAGAGGTTGCTTTGGACATGCGACCTAGTGATtcagtgagacagctctcaccatatgtaataatagttcCTTGGGAGCCTGAAAGATTGATGATTGATTGCATGAGTTTTCTTTTATTTGAAATTTCATGAAGTAACTTATTTAGACAGTTACAGTGCAAGCATATATGGTCTTAATCATTTTACTATCCAATCTTATCATAGTATTACTAATTAGAGACTCTTTTTGTAGCCTCCACATCAATCCTCTCGGAACATGCTAGAAAAAGAGAGATCCTATAAATTCTCCACATATTCTTTCATGAATAGTTATTTAGATTTGCTGATTGTGATCGGTTTGTAAAACTATTATAGGCGTCAAATAGTCTTGTCTATGAAGTTAACTATCTGATTTTACAAACTTTCTGGCTCAATAGCTATTTCCATGAAGTtcacttttttttaaaaaataatttTTAACTGTGTAGTTCCTTGGTGACTCAGGTTCTTCTCATGACGCTCCAAAATGCTCCTCCAGGTCTTGACTATGACCGTGATAAAAGATTTTCAAAGGTAGTACTAGTCCTTTTGGTAAATTCTTGGGCAGTGAATTTTTTCTGATTATATTTTTTCTGTGATTTTGTCACAAGCTTTCTGTTCTAGAATGCTGTCACAGTCATTTTTTTTATAGAGTCTGGGCCTTAGGTTAGATTGTTGTGGTTGCTCTTCTAATGAAAGTTTTTCAGCTGTAATCAGTCCTTCAAGGAAATGGTTGCGATGTGCTTGGTGAAAGATCAAACGAAGAGGCCAACAGCTGAAAAATTACTTAAGCATTCTTTTTTCAAGAATGCAAAACCTCCGGAGCTAACTGTTAAGAACATTTTAACTGATTTGCCCCCTCTTTGGGACCGTGTAAAGGCACTCCAGGTTGGTTTCTATGATTTGTTTCTCATTTATTTTTTTACACAATGCTTGTGATAGTGTTTCTTAGTGAGTGACTCTGTATTTTCAGCTAAAGGATGCAGCACAACTAGCTTTGAAGAGAATGCCTTCTTCAGAACAAGAAGCACTTTCTATGGTTCGTGAAAGTGTACTTTGCCTATTTTTCTCTACTCAAAACTTTTTTCCTGAAGCAGGCTAGATGTATCCTTCATATTGGTGAATCTTATGCATCGTTTTATTTCATAGAAGATGGTAGGAATACATATATGAGCAAAATGGTTGCTTTATAAAAGAAAGAATTTTAGATTGTGATAGTATTATGCCAATGGTTGAGTATGCTAATAATTTCTAATGTTTATTGGTTGAACAAGGACTCCGAGAGAGTAATTAGGAACCATGCTATAGATTAGAACTCATTTCACAACCCATACTATTAGCGTCTggggaaggacataccttcggatGTTGCCAAGATGCATTCCAAGGACCCCGATAAAAAGAAATTACTGGTGGTCTGGCTATAGCCGACCTGTGCTCCCTTCTAAAGCGTTGATACGGTTTCACCACTGCTGTCTGACAGAACGACCTAGAATTCGAGGTCTTGGGGCCCTCGGATGCTCCAGCCATAGGTCGCTTCCATACTTAGTTCTTTCGGCCGATCGAAGCCCCCTTCAGGTCTCTAGATCTCTGAGGCTCTCGACCTTAGATAATTGATGTGGCCATGTCCTGGGGCTCCTCGGGGCCCAAGGTCTCCCGAGAAGATAGGAATTTATGATTTGACCAAGTATTGAAACACAAACATACCAAGGAATATAGTTGCCCCCCTTGCCCCAAGGGCAGAGTGGCCCCGCTGGTGCGACACCACGTTCAGGCTATACTTCTGGCAGTCACACGGTGCTAGTAGTTCGGATAAGGCTTCTTGTTAGAGTGgacgcactaaccagttcaacccaaaagcttaagctgttGAGAGAAGGTAGACAATCCATTCATACACTTCAACACCTCCACTCACATGCAGCAAGAGAGGAAGGAGCAAACATGACAATAAATGGGCGGAGGCACAAAAGGACCCTTTGCCATGATTCAAACTCGAGACCTTTGGCTTTGATATCATGTTAGAGTCGACGCAttaaccagttcaacccaaaagcttaaactGTTGGGAGAAGATATACATTCCATTTATACACTTCAACTCTTCTGTACATTACATTAAATGTGATGTGTGACATTACAGTCTAAGAGTTGTTGGGTCTCTGCTAAGCAGGACTCGTAGTCTAGTCGATATACAATCGTCTCTCCTTccttggtctataaaagggaggacaagAACAATATAGGGGACCGGGGGTTCGAAACCAGGAACCTTGAAATTGAGACATACTTATAAGGGCAGTTCATAAAGGTGAACTAGGGACCATTAGGCTAGAACTCCCACTCGATTCAAACAGGAAGGGAGAGCTAGGAGGTCATTGTGCTCAATTGTTAGTTGAGCTTGTAATCTTATTCCCATTTGTGTTCATCAATCCTTCACACTCAAGAGTATGTAGGGTATTACGCGTCTCGTGGCTCGAACCTCTCTAAATTGTCCCCGTACTGGCACCAAGTTGCACCTGATCAGTGTACGACCAACCTACACCCCTCGTTCTATCTGTAACGTTCATCTTTTGGGTAGGCTCGGTACCCCGCCGTTGTTCCACGACGACACATACAATGCTAGTTTCGTAGGGATAAAACTGATGCTATAAAATGATCGCTTTTAAGCTATATGATACAAATACGACTCTTAGTAAGCAATGGTTCATATGAAATATCTATTTTAGCTCGTCAGGAATTTGCAATCTTCTTTTGTTCTAGGGAGGCGCTTCTATTCCCTACTATGTGTACCTCTTCAGAGTTGCAGAAATTTTTAAGCACAAACCATGGGTGGATTCTGAAAGCTAAGCCCTTGAACACCCCAAGATCTGTTCGACTCCAGTATATGGATATGACACTCACATAACTATCAACTATTCATTCCATATATAAACAATCAGCAAACATTATGTTTAGTTGCTTAGATAATGCCATGACTACTCAGAAGATGTATTTTGCTTACTGTATTGTTTCATTAGCACACCATCATGTATTTTCATAGGCATAGATGCAATATTTACTTCTGTCCTTTTTCATCGATGTGACTATTTCTGAAGGTTCTATGGTTATGTGACAGAGTGAGTACCAACGAGGTGTCAGTGCATGGAACTTCGATATTGAGGATCTAAAGGCTCAGGCATCACTGGTAAAGGAATATGTTTTCTTATCTTTTATTCCTGTGATACCTTAGTTTTATGTTCTAAAGTTGGCAGTATTTTTTGCCTTACAAGTTACAAGTAAGCTATATAACTTTGCAGATATGTGATGATGATCCAcctgaaataaaagaagacgatgaCACTGGTAGAATAACTGACATTGATAAGGTTTGCTTGACTCTTTTTTCTTTATGTGTATATTCATATGTATATTCACTATGGAAAATGTTACCATGTGTCTTTGAAAAAAGAAGAGAAATTAGATCATCATATGTTGGATTCAGACAGTAAGACATGTTTAAGCGCGGCTGAAATGCTGTGTagagcgaaagggcctctagccgagttggttaggtggtctgagtaacactcctcaggtcctgggttcgactcctTATGGGAGCGAATTTTGAAGCTGtgattaaaaaaatcccctcgtctgtcccatgccaaagcacaggtctaaggcccGCCCCTGGtcgcggtcgttctcacatgTGCTACGGTGCCGTTGTCTATGGGTAGGGATGGCAGTTGAACCCGTGGGTATGGATATCCGCGGGTTTCGTACCCGACGGATATGGATATGGGTAGAAAAACTCACCCGCGGGTTCTATCGGGTCGGATACCCGAAATACATCGGGTAAGGTATGGGTAAAATACTTTACCCATGGATATCCAGTGGATACCCGAAATATCAATATACATCTTTAAAGGTGTCTACATCCACTAAAAATGTGCTACATTCACTAGAAAAACTCACCCGCATGTGTTGTTGATTAATGAATATTAATTTGTGTTGTGTTAATAGTCAATTGTAATGTAATCGAGACCAATGAGACATTGACAATGTTATGACTGTCAACTATCATGAACTCATTAATCTTTTATTCTCTGTACTCAAATTTAAATTTATTGGATGTGATAATTATGAGTTAAGATATTGTATTGACATGTAGCCAAATATAGTCATTCTCGTGTTGCATTGGTGCTTAGATAGAAACTAAAATATTTTAAGCATTTATTATAACACTAACCGAATGTTATTTAGTCTACAATAacatatccactggatacccgataCCCGGTGGATACCCGATGGGCACGGGTACGGGTACAGTTTCTCGCCCGATTGACTTGGTGGGTATGAATATTTGTAGATGACTCGGGTTCaatttcgggtcgggtattattatacccgaacaaaatccgacccgctgccatccctatCTATGGGAGGGGCAGGGGTTggggggttttctcgacctgcgtGAGAATGTCTTCTTAATATAGACGGTCTTACCCCCGCAGGCTGAGTTTTTTTTTGAAATGCTGTGTAGATCTGTGGATGCATTTCTGGATTCACTCCATTggatacaaaaataaaagatatgcAATCCTTTTGTTTTATGTTTCACAGTTTTTCATTATTTGAAATTTGAAATTACAAAAGGCATCTGCTTGCTCTGTGTGTTTAGCAAGAGAGAAGTGTATGGTTTATGTGCAAGTCATTTCTGAATGTGCTATTACCAGGATACATCTTCTGACGATTATTTTGGAAAGACAGCACCATCGAATGGAAATAACTGCAGGTTGAGTGAATCTACAACGTTTTAGCATCCTTCGATTCTCAATATTAACTTTGTTCCCAATAGTtttctgttttttattttccaTATTGATTTATCCGAATACAGAGGAACCTGTGGGCTTCATGCATATTTCAGTTGCTGTAGGGTAGTTCATTTATAGTTTTCTGTTATGTTTCAGTGATCGTTCTTCTGTGCCAGCAAATCCTGGTCAAAATGGTCCCGAAATAAATGAAATATTGTCTTCCAACAATGGGAATGCCTACAGTGAAAGGAAGCCTGATGGACGTAAAAACCCAGAATCAGAAAATGATTCATTGCCCTCGACGTCGAAGCATGATGCTGATGGGAAAGATTATAGATGTGATTTCAGGCAAAAACAGAGGACATACTCAGGTCCAGTTCTGCAATCTGGTCCGAATAATAGTTCGATGACTGAAAGGGGCCACATTATTGAAAGGTGTGCCTAACAATATTTACTGAACATGTTCCATTTTAATTACCAGATACTTTAATCTGACTTACTTTCTGTAAAAAAAACCTCGAAAAATTCTTGGCTTCGGACGAGGCATTACATAATTTGGATACATGTGTCCAAAGGCACCAAACATCATTTTGATTTCTGAGTTCTTGAATGAAAAATATTAGTTAATATTAGCTTATGCATTGTATATTCCAAGATTCTTTATCATCACTATTACTCATGGCAGGGATGCAGGAGTTCAATCTGTATCTGATAAACAAAAGAATGGTACAAGAAGAGCCAATAATCTTAGTGGTCCTTTGTCACTTCCAACTCGTGCTTCTGCAAATAGTCTTTCAAGAGCCAATAATCTTAGTGGCCCTCTGTCACTTCCAACTCGTGCTTCTGCAAATAGTCTTTCTGCTCCTATTCGATCTTCTGCAGGTAGGATTTGAACCTTCATTTGCTGTTTCCTTTTATTTATGTACAGACTTGCCTGTGCATTGTTGTTAACTAGATTATA
It contains:
- the LOC100285555 gene encoding ATP binding protein — encoded protein: MVRSGSIRRSAVPAPMPAPAFTVSPADYRLLEEVGYGANAVVYRAEFIPTGRTVAVKCLDLDRVNSNLDDVRKETQTMSLIDHPNVIRSYCSFVVGHNLWVVMPFMSEGSCLHLMKVAYPDGFEEPIIASILKETLKALDYLHRQGHIHRDVKAGNILIDNPGVVKLGDFGVSACMFDRGDRQRARNTFVGTPCWMAPEVLQPGTGYNFKADIWSFGITALELAHGHAPFSKYPPMKVLLMTLQNAPPGLDYDRDKRFSKSFKEMVAMCLVKDQTKRPTAEKLLKHSFFKNAKPPELTVKNILTDLPPLWDRVKALQLKDAAQLALKRMPSSEQEALSMSEYQRGVSAWNFDIEDLKAQASLICDDDPPEIKEDDDTGRITDIDKDTSSDDYFGKTAPSNGNNCSDRSSVPANPGQNGPEINEILSSNNGNAYSERKPDGRKNPESENDSLPSTSKHDADGKDYRCDFRQKQRTYSGPVLQSGPNNSSMTERGHIIERDAGVQSVSDKQKNGTRRANNLSGPLSLPTRASANSLSRANNLSGPLSLPTRASANSLSAPIRSSAGYVGSLGDKPKRTMVEIKGRFSVTSENVDLAKVQEIPGSSASRKLQEGPSLRKSASVGDWSANDKTTSTNHQRKELCNSSVSTSILIPHLQNLVKQTAFQQDLITNLLSSLQQNERVDAQSRVQSTTSDTVVEAATAEREHSLLVKIFELQSRMISLTDELIAAKLKHVQLQEELNVLYCQEEILDMREDESEEA
- the LOC100285555 gene encoding ATP binding protein isoform X1, which gives rise to MVRSGSIRRSAVPAPMPAPAFTVSPADYRLLEEVGYGANAVVYRAEFIPTGRTVAVKCLDLDRVNSNLDDVRKETQTMSLIDHPNVIRSYCSFVVGHNLWVVMPFMSEGSCLHLMKVAYPDGFEEPIIASILKETLKALDYLHRQGHIHRDVKAGNILIDNPGVVKLGDFGVSACMFDRGDRQRARNTFVGTPCWMAPEVLQPGTGYNFKADIWSFGITALELAHGHAPFSKYPPMKVLLMTLQNAPPGLDYDRDKRFSKSFKEMVAMCLVKDQTKRPTAEKLLKHSFFKNAKPPELTVKNILTDLPPLWDRVKALQLKDAAQLALKRMPSSEQEALSMSEYQRGVSAWNFDIEDLKAQASLICDDDPPEIKEDDDTGRITDIDKDTSSDDYFGKTAPSNGNNCSDRSSVPANPGQNGPEINEILSSNNGNAYSERKPDGRKNPESENDSLPSTSKHDADGKDYRCDFRQKQRTYSGPVLQSGPNNSSMTERGHIIERDAGVQSVSDKQKNGTRRANNLSGPLSLPTRASANSLSRANNLSGPLSLPTRASANSLSAPIRSSAGYVGSLGDKPKRTMVEIKGRFSVTSENVDLAKVQEIPGSSASRKLQEGPSLRKSASVGDWSANDKTTSTNHQRKELCNSSVSTSILIPHLQNLVKQTAFQQDLITNLLSSLQQNERVDAAQSRVQSTTSDTVVEAATAEREHSLLVKIFELQSRMISLTDELIAAKLKHVQLQEELNVLYCQEEILDMREDESEEA